In Geminocystis sp. NIES-3708, a single window of DNA contains:
- the leuB gene encoding 3-isopropylmalate dehydrogenase, which produces MTNKYSITLLPGDGIGPEIMAVTVEVLKVVAKQCNIEFQFQEALIGGAAIDATGNPLPPETIEICKKSDSVLLAAIGGYKWDNLPREQRPETGLLGIRAALGLFANLRPATILPQLIDASSLKREVVEGVDIMVVRELTGGIYFGKPKGIFTSETGEKRGINTMVYSESEIDRIARVAFETAQKRQKRLCSVDKANVLDVSQLWRDRVIAISADYPDVELTHMYVDNAAMQLVRNPKQFDTIVTGNLFGDILSDAAAMLTGSIGMLPSASLGSDRPGLFEPVHGSAPDIAGQDKANPLAQVLSAAMMLRYGLNEPIPASKIESAVLKVLDLGYRTGDIMSEGCKPVGCQEIGKILLDVLQS; this is translated from the coding sequence ATGACTAATAAATATTCTATTACTTTATTGCCGGGTGATGGTATCGGTCCAGAAATTATGGCTGTCACCGTTGAAGTTTTAAAAGTAGTAGCTAAACAATGTAATATAGAATTTCAATTTCAAGAGGCTTTAATTGGTGGTGCGGCTATTGATGCTACAGGTAATCCTTTACCCCCAGAAACTATTGAAATATGTAAAAAAAGCGATTCTGTTTTATTAGCGGCTATTGGAGGTTATAAGTGGGATAATTTACCCCGTGAGCAACGCCCAGAAACAGGATTATTAGGTATTCGTGCGGCTTTAGGTTTATTCGCCAATTTACGTCCTGCTACTATTTTACCTCAATTAATTGATGCTTCTAGCCTGAAACGAGAAGTAGTGGAAGGAGTTGATATTATGGTAGTACGAGAATTAACAGGAGGTATTTATTTTGGTAAACCTAAAGGCATTTTTACCTCGGAAACAGGAGAAAAACGAGGCATAAATACTATGGTTTATAGTGAATCAGAAATTGATCGCATTGCTAGAGTTGCCTTTGAGACTGCTCAAAAACGTCAAAAGCGGTTATGTTCTGTAGACAAAGCAAACGTATTAGATGTGTCTCAATTGTGGCGTGATCGTGTAATTGCAATTTCCGCAGATTATCCCGATGTAGAGTTAACTCATATGTACGTTGATAATGCCGCTATGCAATTAGTGCGCAATCCTAAGCAATTCGATACCATTGTTACTGGTAACTTATTTGGTGATATTCTTTCTGATGCGGCGGCTATGTTAACAGGTAGTATTGGTATGTTACCTTCTGCTAGTTTAGGTAGCGATCGCCCAGGATTATTTGAGCCTGTACACGGTTCAGCACCTGATATTGCAGGGCAAGATAAAGCTAATCCTTTAGCTCAGGTTTTAAGTGCAGCGATGATGTTACGTTACGGATTAAATGAGCCTATCCCAGCAAGTAAAATCGAATCAGCAGTATTAAAAGTCCTTGATTTGGGTTATCGCACAGGAGATATTATGTCCGAAGGATGTAAACCTGTAGGATGTCAAGAAATCGGTAAAATTTTATTAGACGTTTTACAATCTTAA
- a CDS encoding type II toxin-antitoxin system HigA family antitoxin, translated as MITTEKYLQLLYEFPPRPVVTDADFQATQSVINQLLDKPLLTPEEEDYLDVLGTLVYNYEQQREELIPDIYGVELLKVLMEEHNLKQKDLICIFKTESIISDILREKRQLTNRHIQELAEFFHVSPSVFFPLKSSNNLVSV; from the coding sequence ATGATAACAACTGAGAAATATCTTCAACTCCTTTACGAATTCCCTCCTCGCCCGGTTGTCACTGATGCTGATTTTCAAGCCACTCAATCAGTGATTAATCAATTACTTGATAAACCATTACTTACTCCAGAAGAAGAAGATTATCTAGATGTCTTAGGTACATTAGTGTATAACTATGAACAACAACGAGAGGAGCTTATTCCTGATATTTATGGGGTAGAGTTATTAAAAGTGCTTATGGAAGAACATAATTTAAAACAAAAAGATCTAATTTGTATCTTTAAAACTGAATCGATCATTTCTGATATTTTAAGGGAAAAACGTCAACTTACTAATCGCCATATCCAAGAATTAGCAGAGTTTTTTCATGTTTCTCCGTCGGTATTTTTTCCCTTAAAATCATCTAATAATTTAGTCTCTGTTTAG
- the cobU gene encoding bifunctional adenosylcobinamide kinase/adenosylcobinamide-phosphate guanylyltransferase yields the protein MKDFQIILVTGAANSGKSEWAESLAKNSQKPVIYIATAQKIKDDEEWMLKIKQHQKRRPKNWQTWEIPDNLSLAIKKIPQDNCILIDSLGTWVTNFLEKDESQWQIEVEKLIFSLKNASSNIILVGEETGWGVIPAYPLGRLFRNRLGKLIRLIGSMANTVYLTIGGYAVEVSKIGINLNLK from the coding sequence ATGAAAGATTTTCAAATAATTTTAGTCACGGGTGCGGCAAATTCTGGTAAAAGTGAATGGGCAGAATCTCTGGCGAAAAATAGTCAAAAACCAGTAATTTATATAGCAACTGCACAAAAAATAAAAGATGATGAAGAATGGATGTTAAAAATAAAACAACATCAAAAAAGACGACCAAAAAACTGGCAAACATGGGAAATTCCTGATAATTTATCTTTAGCAATTAAGAAAATTCCTCAAGATAATTGTATATTAATTGACTCTTTAGGTACATGGGTTACTAACTTCTTAGAAAAAGATGAATCTCAATGGCAAATTGAAGTTGAAAAATTGATTTTTAGTTTAAAAAATGCCTCCAGTAACATTATTTTAGTAGGGGAAGAAACGGGTTGGGGTGTTATTCCTGCTTATCCTTTAGGGCGTTTATTTCGTAATCGTTTAGGTAAACTTATTCGTCTAATAGGAAGTATGGCAAATACCGTATATTTAACCATAGGAGGTTACGCTGTTGAGGTGAGTAAAATTGGGATAAATCTCAATTTAAAGTAA
- the coaD gene encoding pantetheine-phosphate adenylyltransferase, whose protein sequence is MIAIYPGSFDPITLGHLDLINRSSILFEKVIVAVLKNPQKQPFFTVEKRVQQIQECTQNIKNIEVDSFSGLTVEYAKMKQAGVLLRGLRVMSDFEQELQMAHINKTLEYKIETIFLATNTELSFISSSVVKEIAKFGGAIDHLVTSNIAQDLYLAINNRI, encoded by the coding sequence ATGATTGCAATTTATCCCGGTAGTTTTGATCCTATCACTCTTGGACATCTCGATTTGATTAACCGCAGTAGTATTTTATTTGAGAAAGTCATCGTAGCAGTATTAAAAAATCCACAAAAACAACCATTTTTCACGGTGGAAAAAAGAGTACAACAAATCCAAGAATGTACTCAAAATATTAAAAATATAGAAGTAGATAGTTTTTCTGGTTTAACCGTAGAATACGCCAAAATGAAACAGGCTGGAGTATTATTAAGAGGTTTAAGAGTAATGTCAGATTTTGAGCAAGAGTTGCAAATGGCACATATAAATAAAACTTTAGAATATAAAATTGAAACAATTTTTTTAGCAACAAATACTGAACTTAGTTTTATTAGTAGCAGTGTTGTCAAAGAAATTGCTAAATTTGGTGGAGCGATCGATCATCTTGTAACTTCTAATATTGCTCAGGATTTATATTTAGCTATTAATAATCGAATTTGA
- a CDS encoding WcaF family extracellular polysaccharide biosynthesis acetyltransferase — MDNQNPILPELEPILDEKSWLDLSQYNSSFNRGKPQWFIFLWWLIEAIIFPITPHNFNSFRCSLLKLFGAKIGKNVVIRPSVKIYFPWKVEIGDYSWIGDQVNLYSLDKIKIGSNSILSQKCYLCTGSHNPNHVNFPLIIAPIFIGNGVWIAADCFIAQGVKIGANTIIGGRSSVFKSIPAETIAWGNPCQPQKSRNFHDIKKD, encoded by the coding sequence ATGGATAATCAAAACCCAATCCTACCAGAATTAGAGCCTATTTTAGATGAGAAATCTTGGCTTGATTTAAGTCAATATAATTCTTCTTTTAATAGAGGTAAACCTCAATGGTTTATTTTTTTATGGTGGTTAATTGAAGCAATTATTTTTCCGATTACCCCTCATAATTTCAATAGTTTTCGGTGTAGTTTATTAAAACTATTTGGTGCAAAAATCGGTAAAAATGTTGTAATTCGCCCCAGTGTTAAAATATATTTTCCTTGGAAAGTCGAAATTGGTGACTATAGTTGGATTGGAGATCAAGTTAACTTATATAGTTTAGATAAAATTAAAATTGGGTCTAACTCTATCTTATCTCAAAAATGCTATCTCTGTACAGGTAGTCATAACCCTAATCATGTGAATTTTCCTCTGATTATTGCACCTATCTTTATTGGTAACGGAGTTTGGATTGCGGCGGATTGTTTTATCGCTCAAGGTGTTAAAATTGGCGCTAATACGATAATTGGTGGTAGAAGTAGTGTTTTTAAAAGTATTCCTGCCGAAACGATTGCATGGGGAAATCCTTGTCAACCTCAAAAATCTCGTAATTTTCATGACATCAAAAAAGATTAG
- the recG gene encoding ATP-dependent DNA helicase RecG, with protein MSNNHNNPDWQRVEKALNVEKEYGYQNLQGKQHRFHEFLWLTFGKIPPVNNLLIAFRWQKTAQQFAIYNQLTTSQRMDLISQTEALITEVRQLQINELNSYEIKENIVNSLPKTATLSPIIPPSTPKKITLDQPITDLSTINYRQKDLLGKLNIYTVRDLLFYYPRDHIDYARQINICDLEAGETVTVIGKVKKCDCFTSPKNKKLTILNLILKDATGELKINRFFAGNLFTNRGWQEKMKRMYPMGALLAASGLVKENKYGITLDNPEFEVLDSQGGNINSLKIGRLLPVYPLTEGIPADVIRKSVVEAIPALQEITDPLPVILKQQYNLINLQTAIAQIHYPEDQDKLSQARRRLIFDEFFYLQLGFLNRKQQEKESRQAVAFTPQGKLIEEFNHILPFKLTNAQQRVINEIEQDLQSDSPMNRLVQGDVGSGKTIVAVFALLTALQSGYQGALMAPTEVLAEQHYRKIVEWFNLLHLPVELLTGSTKIGKRREIHAQLESGELPLLIGTHALIQDPVNFCNLGLVVIDEQHRFGVQQRGRLLAKGKAPHVLSMTATPIPRTLALTLHGDLDVSQIDELPPGRQAIQTTALTGRQRQNAYDLIKREVAQGRQAYVIFPMIEESEKLDVKAAVAEYEKFKEKIFPDFKIGLLHGRMSSAEKDVALNAFRDNKTQIIVSTTVIEVGVDVPNATVMLIENAERFGLSQLHQLRGRVGRGSHKSYCLLLSSSKTGDAMQRLSVLEQSQDGFFISEMDLRLRGPGEVLGSRQSGLPDFALASLVEDQEVLVLAREAAEKILLQHQYLKDTPSLKNELERRYQKLIGSQILT; from the coding sequence ATGAGTAACAACCATAATAACCCTGATTGGCAGAGAGTAGAAAAAGCCTTAAACGTAGAAAAAGAATATGGTTATCAAAATTTACAAGGTAAGCAACATCGCTTTCATGAATTTTTATGGTTAACTTTTGGTAAAATTCCTCCCGTTAATAACTTATTAATTGCTTTTCGTTGGCAAAAAACAGCTCAACAATTTGCTATATATAATCAATTAACAACGTCACAAAGAATGGATTTAATTAGTCAAACTGAAGCGTTAATTACCGAAGTTCGTCAATTACAAATAAATGAGTTAAATTCCTACGAGATAAAAGAAAATATCGTCAATTCTCTTCCAAAAACTGCGACTCTTTCTCCTATTATTCCTCCTTCAACACCAAAAAAGATTACTTTAGATCAACCTATAACAGATTTAAGTACAATCAATTATCGACAAAAAGACTTATTAGGAAAATTAAATATTTATACTGTCAGAGATTTATTGTTTTATTATCCCAGAGATCACATTGATTATGCTCGTCAAATTAATATTTGTGACTTAGAAGCTGGGGAAACTGTAACAGTTATTGGCAAAGTTAAAAAATGTGATTGTTTTACCAGTCCAAAAAATAAAAAATTAACTATCCTTAATCTTATTCTTAAAGATGCTACCGGAGAATTAAAAATTAATCGTTTTTTTGCGGGTAATTTATTCACTAATCGAGGATGGCAAGAAAAAATGAAGCGGATGTATCCTATGGGTGCATTATTGGCAGCTTCTGGCTTAGTGAAGGAAAATAAATACGGTATTACCCTTGATAACCCTGAATTTGAGGTTTTAGATTCTCAGGGTGGTAATATTAATTCTTTGAAAATTGGGCGTTTACTACCAGTTTATCCTCTCACTGAAGGTATTCCTGCTGATGTTATTCGTAAAAGTGTGGTAGAAGCTATTCCTGCATTACAAGAAATTACTGATCCTTTACCTGTTATTCTGAAACAACAATATAATTTAATTAATCTACAAACAGCGATCGCCCAAATACATTATCCTGAAGATCAAGATAAACTAAGCCAAGCTAGACGCAGATTAATTTTCGATGAATTTTTCTATCTCCAATTAGGCTTTTTAAATCGTAAACAACAAGAAAAAGAGAGTCGTCAAGCAGTGGCATTTACCCCTCAAGGAAAACTAATTGAAGAATTTAATCACATCTTACCCTTTAAATTAACAAATGCTCAACAAAGAGTTATCAACGAAATTGAGCAGGATTTACAATCAGACTCCCCGATGAATCGCTTAGTGCAAGGTGATGTAGGTTCAGGGAAAACAATTGTAGCAGTTTTTGCTCTTTTAACTGCTTTACAATCAGGTTATCAAGGTGCATTAATGGCACCCACAGAAGTTTTAGCCGAGCAACATTATCGCAAGATAGTAGAGTGGTTTAACCTCTTACATTTGCCCGTAGAATTGCTTACAGGTTCAACAAAAATAGGTAAACGTAGAGAAATACACGCTCAACTAGAAAGTGGAGAATTACCTCTTTTAATCGGCACTCATGCCTTAATTCAAGATCCTGTAAACTTTTGTAATCTAGGTTTAGTTGTAATTGATGAACAACACAGATTCGGAGTACAACAACGAGGAAGACTACTGGCGAAAGGAAAAGCACCTCATGTATTAAGTATGACAGCAACACCAATTCCACGCACTCTAGCTTTAACCCTTCACGGTGATTTAGACGTGAGTCAAATTGATGAATTACCACCTGGCAGACAAGCAATTCAAACTACAGCATTAACTGGCAGACAACGACAAAATGCCTATGACTTAATTAAGCGAGAAGTAGCACAAGGAAGACAGGCTTATGTGATTTTTCCTATGATTGAAGAATCTGAAAAGTTAGACGTAAAGGCAGCAGTGGCTGAATATGAAAAATTTAAAGAAAAAATCTTTCCTGACTTTAAAATTGGCTTGTTACATGGGCGAATGTCATCAGCGGAAAAAGATGTTGCGTTAAACGCTTTTCGGGATAACAAAACTCAGATAATTGTATCAACAACAGTGATTGAGGTAGGAGTTGATGTGCCTAATGCTACTGTTATGTTAATTGAAAATGCTGAACGTTTTGGCTTATCCCAATTACATCAGTTAAGGGGTAGGGTAGGGCGTGGTAGTCATAAATCTTATTGTTTGTTACTCAGTAGCAGTAAAACTGGGGATGCAATGCAAAGATTAAGTGTTTTAGAACAATCACAAGACGGTTTCTTTATCTCGGAAATGGATTTAAGATTACGTGGTCCTGGTGAAGTTTTAGGTAGTCGTCAATCGGGTTTACCAGATTTTGCGTTAGCTAGTTTAGTGGAAGATCAAGAAGTGTTAGTATTAGCTAGGGAAGCGGCTGAGAAGATTTTATTACAGCATCAATATTTAAAAGATACACCTTCTTTAAAAAATGAATTAGAAAGACGTTATCAAAAGTTAATTGGTAGTCAAATTTTAACTTAG
- a CDS encoding RNA helicase, whose amino-acid sequence MNAITLDFNTIFPYKLDDFQQEAMAYLDENKSVVVTAPTGSGKTLIGEYAIYRALNEGKRVFYTTPLKALSNQKFRDFQEKFGQTLLPETSIYAEIGLITGDVLINPSAPVIVMTTEIFRNMLYSTPIGEVGTSVRDVQTVVLDECHYISDPGRGTVWEESIIYCPPHIQLVALSATIGNPQELCRWINNVRQANFQQGKISECKLVNSDFRPVPLKFYFSHNKGLFALFNEKNHKLNPQLKSVLATNQRGKFNQKDCPTIKTIVQQLSNNNMLPAIYIIFSRRGCDQAVESLSYFNLVNVEESRKILLYLLYFLMIENLELQEKIVIFAKKEHEIAYEKILAFIANYEQAGEELVDYLIDKPLFKERLLRFLADNSELVRSSQIEPLTRGIAAHHAGILPAWKELVERLFELGLVKIVFATATLAAGINMPARTTVISALKKRSDDGHRLLTPSEFMQIAGRAGRRGMDKVGYVVTVQTPYEGALIASKLAKSPPEPLRSQFTPSYGMVLNLLQKHNIDEVKQLLELSFAEYLAQLQLSPQEEAIADYTTELTRLDIMLAGFNSKDLASYEKLKERRKQEKKVLKLFYRNWIQQRQRAIMPYLENLSPGSILNLSRENKKNPYSIQGVFVAHIPNGNQKFLLCLGKDNNWYIASFSDVIDINSGRIPTTSIEQLYTPDGQDFKIGLWCHGDENTLSVSKIISQNEQEYAQPTEEIIQQQQRILEVEEAIINNPLDKVEKISQILKNNRKRQILKQELSKIQTQYQRYKSSSSYYWQEFIALIEILREFGALEGFTPTLLGEAASVIRGENELWLGLALMSHRLDFLSPHHLAAVITALITEPARFDTWVGFQPSLEVLDALGLQKIEDMNYNPEQELWEIRRKLYQVQNRHDISIPVWLERDMIGLSEAWCLEVTWEEISKNTTMDEGDIVRVLRRTVDVLVQIPQVSGISGNLIKTAKEAALKMKRFPI is encoded by the coding sequence ATGAATGCTATCACTTTAGATTTTAATACCATTTTTCCTTACAAATTAGATGATTTTCAACAAGAAGCGATGGCTTACTTAGATGAAAATAAATCTGTAGTTGTAACTGCACCTACAGGATCTGGTAAAACTTTAATAGGTGAATATGCTATTTATCGCGCTTTAAATGAGGGAAAAAGAGTTTTTTATACCACTCCATTAAAAGCCCTTTCTAACCAAAAATTTCGTGATTTTCAAGAAAAATTTGGTCAAACTTTACTGCCTGAAACTAGTATTTATGCAGAAATTGGTTTAATTACTGGGGATGTCTTAATCAATCCTTCTGCACCTGTTATTGTCATGACCACAGAAATTTTTCGTAATATGCTTTATAGCACTCCCATCGGTGAAGTGGGGACTTCCGTGCGAGATGTGCAAACAGTAGTTTTAGATGAATGCCATTATATCAGTGATCCCGGACGTGGTACAGTGTGGGAAGAATCAATTATTTATTGTCCTCCTCATATTCAATTAGTGGCATTATCAGCAACTATCGGTAATCCTCAGGAATTATGTCGTTGGATTAATAATGTTCGTCAAGCAAATTTTCAGCAGGGTAAAATTAGCGAATGTAAATTAGTTAATTCTGATTTTCGTCCTGTACCATTAAAGTTTTATTTTAGTCATAATAAAGGTCTATTTGCACTTTTTAACGAAAAAAATCATAAACTAAATCCACAATTAAAAAGTGTTTTAGCCACTAATCAAAGAGGAAAATTTAATCAAAAAGATTGTCCTACCATTAAAACTATTGTCCAACAATTAAGCAATAATAATATGCTTCCGGCTATCTATATAATTTTTAGTCGTAGGGGTTGTGATCAAGCAGTAGAATCTTTAAGTTATTTTAATTTAGTTAATGTAGAAGAAAGTAGAAAAATTTTACTTTATTTACTTTATTTTTTAATGATAGAAAATTTAGAATTACAGGAAAAAATAGTAATATTTGCGAAAAAAGAACATGAAATTGCTTATGAAAAGATTTTAGCTTTTATTGCTAACTATGAACAAGCAGGAGAAGAATTAGTAGATTATTTAATTGATAAACCCTTATTTAAAGAACGTTTATTAAGATTTTTAGCTGATAATAGTGAATTAGTTAGAAGTAGTCAAATTGAACCATTAACAAGAGGAATTGCCGCCCATCATGCTGGAATTTTACCCGCTTGGAAAGAATTAGTTGAGCGATTATTTGAGTTAGGTTTAGTAAAAATTGTTTTTGCAACGGCTACCCTTGCCGCAGGGATTAATATGCCTGCACGTACTACTGTTATTTCTGCGTTGAAAAAAAGAAGTGATGATGGACACCGTTTACTTACTCCCTCTGAATTTATGCAAATTGCGGGAAGAGCAGGGCGTAGAGGTATGGATAAGGTAGGCTACGTTGTCACTGTGCAAACACCCTATGAAGGGGCTTTAATTGCTTCTAAACTAGCTAAATCACCCCCTGAGCCTCTCCGTAGTCAATTTACTCCTAGTTATGGTATGGTTTTAAACTTATTACAAAAACATAACATAGATGAGGTTAAGCAGTTATTAGAGTTAAGTTTTGCAGAATATTTAGCACAATTACAACTTTCACCCCAAGAGGAAGCAATCGCTGATTATACTACAGAGTTAACAAGACTAGATATTATGTTAGCTGGATTTAACAGTAAAGATTTAGCTAGTTATGAAAAATTAAAAGAAAGGCGCAAACAAGAAAAGAAAGTTCTTAAATTATTCTATCGAAATTGGATACAACAAAGACAACGGGCAATTATGCCTTATTTAGAGAATTTATCGCCTGGTAGTATTCTTAATTTAAGTCGAGAAAATAAGAAAAATCCCTATAGTATTCAAGGGGTTTTTGTGGCACATATTCCTAACGGAAATCAAAAATTTTTATTATGTTTAGGAAAAGATAATAACTGGTATATTGCTTCTTTTAGTGATGTTATTGATATTAATAGTGGTAGAATTCCGACTACTTCAATTGAACAATTATATACTCCTGATGGACAAGACTTTAAAATTGGTTTATGGTGTCATGGGGATGAAAATACATTATCGGTGAGTAAAATTATTAGTCAGAATGAACAAGAATACGCTCAACCAACGGAGGAAATTATCCAACAACAACAAAGAATTTTAGAGGTAGAAGAAGCTATCATCAATAATCCTTTAGATAAAGTTGAAAAAATCTCTCAAATTCTCAAAAATAACCGTAAAAGACAGATATTAAAACAAGAATTAAGCAAAATTCAAACTCAATATCAAAGATATAAATCAAGTAGCTCATATTATTGGCAAGAATTTATAGCATTAATCGAGATTTTAAGAGAATTTGGTGCATTAGAAGGCTTTACCCCGACTTTATTAGGAGAGGCAGCCTCTGTTATTCGAGGAGAAAATGAATTATGGTTAGGATTAGCATTGATGTCTCATCGTCTTGATTTCCTTTCTCCTCATCACCTTGCGGCGGTTATTACTGCATTGATTACTGAACCTGCACGATTTGACACATGGGTAGGTTTTCAACCATCATTAGAAGTCTTAGACGCTTTAGGATTGCAAAAAATAGAAGATATGAACTATAATCCTGAACAGGAATTATGGGAAATTCGTCGCAAATTATACCAAGTTCAAAACCGTCACGATATAAGTATTCCTGTATGGTTAGAACGAGATATGATTGGTTTATCCGAGGCATGGTGTTTAGAGGTAACGTGGGAAGAAATTTCCAAAAATACCACTATGGATGAAGGTGATATTGTTCGTGTGTTACGTCGCACAGTTGATGTGTTAGTGCAAATTCCTCAAGTTTCGGGTATATCAGGTAATCTAATAAAAACTGCCAAAGAGGCGGCATTAAAAATGAAACGTTTTCCGATATAG
- a CDS encoding bifunctional sterol desaturase/short chain dehydrogenase: protein MINNSLLIALAIALFSIIWVELVRDYYHYLAHIWTPLSRLHSWHHRVFKPDLSVNTVEIYRQAHWYNDVPESLVMLVFSIGFALLIISQELISPSYQWLAWLGSFYTLTFTGSAIARGLGVPYADEITDATHRQGDFTSIPAHWFVNRTYHWRHHFDDQNAYFCGTLTIVDRIMGTALSLKGKKIAVTGANGTLGQELVKQLYLKGAKVTALTSQNQELLINVKNEQIPIKTITWKIGEESNLSQMLEKIDILILNHGINVYGEKTEKAIEKSYEINSFSSWRLMELFLKTVRNNQDKARKEIWVNTSEAEVNPAFSPLYEMSKRTLGELVTMKRVNSPIIIRKLILGPFKSNLNPIGVMSADWVAKQIVNLVVRDFRDIIVTINPLTYIVFPLKELFTATYFKLFTK, encoded by the coding sequence ATGATTAACAACTCCTTATTAATAGCTCTTGCCATCGCCTTATTCTCGATAATATGGGTAGAATTAGTTAGAGACTATTATCATTATTTAGCACATATTTGGACACCCTTATCACGTTTACATTCATGGCATCATCGAGTATTTAAACCAGACTTATCCGTCAACACCGTTGAAATTTATCGTCAAGCTCACTGGTATAATGATGTACCAGAATCCTTAGTGATGTTAGTGTTTAGTATTGGTTTTGCCTTGTTAATTATTTCCCAAGAATTAATTTCTCCAAGCTATCAATGGTTGGCATGGTTGGGTTCATTCTATACTTTAACATTTACTGGAAGTGCCATCGCCAGAGGTTTGGGTGTGCCTTACGCTGACGAAATTACTGATGCTACCCATCGTCAAGGAGATTTTACGAGTATTCCAGCTCATTGGTTCGTAAATCGTACTTATCATTGGCGACACCATTTTGACGATCAAAATGCCTATTTTTGCGGTACTTTAACTATAGTTGATCGTATCATGGGTACAGCATTATCTTTAAAAGGAAAAAAAATCGCTGTCACAGGGGCAAATGGTACATTGGGACAAGAATTAGTCAAACAACTATACTTGAAAGGGGCAAAAGTTACTGCCTTAACATCGCAAAATCAGGAATTATTAATTAACGTCAAAAATGAACAAATCCCCATTAAAACGATTACATGGAAAATTGGGGAAGAATCAAATTTAAGTCAAATGTTAGAAAAGATTGATATATTAATTCTCAATCATGGTATTAATGTTTATGGAGAAAAAACAGAAAAAGCCATTGAAAAATCTTATGAAATTAACAGTTTTTCTAGTTGGCGATTAATGGAATTATTCCTGAAAACTGTGCGCAATAATCAAGATAAAGCCAGAAAAGAAATTTGGGTAAACACATCCGAAGCAGAAGTTAATCCTGCTTTTAGTCCTCTTTATGAAATGAGTAAACGTACACTAGGTGAATTAGTCACCATGAAACGAGTTAATTCTCCGATTATCATTCGCAAATTGATTTTAGGTCCTTTTAAGAGTAATCTTAATCCTATTGGTGTTATGTCGGCTGACTGGGTTGCAAAACAAATTGTTAACTTAGTAGTAAGAGATTTCCGAGATATTATTGTGACAATAAATCCTTTAACTTATATTGTTTTTCCTCTCAAAGAGTTATTTACAGCAACTTATTTTAAACTCTTTACCAAATAG
- a CDS encoding type II toxin-antitoxin system HigB family toxin, with product MHIISKTALREFWEKNPNAETGLKFWHKITNQSRWKHLDDVRQTFSHADPVGQLTVFNISGTNYRLITKIDFSRAKVYIRAVLTHSEYNKSHWKKDSWFFK from the coding sequence ATGCACATTATCAGTAAAACCGCCTTGAGAGAATTTTGGGAGAAAAATCCTAATGCTGAAACAGGCTTAAAATTTTGGCATAAAATTACTAACCAAAGTCGATGGAAACATTTAGATGATGTTCGTCAAACTTTCTCTCATGCTGATCCCGTTGGGCAATTAACTGTTTTCAATATTAGTGGAACTAATTATCGACTTATTACCAAAATCGATTTTTCGAGAGCAAAAGTATATATTAGGGCTGTTTTGACTCATTCAGAATATAATAAAAGTCACTGGAAAAAAGACTCTTGGTTTTTCAAGTAA